The DNA segment CCGCGATGTTTCCGGACCCGGTTTTGATTCCCTTAATTACAATTAAATCTGCTATGGGGATTTGCTCACCGAATACGGCGATCCAAGACTCTATTCCCTGATATATAGCGTCTCTTTTTTCTACCAGATCCTTTCGTTTCTGCTCGATCTGGCGTAATACCATTTGCAGCTGTTGTTTCTTCAACTGCAAGGTAGGAAGATACCGCCTATACCGTTTGAGGTAGTCTTTTTGTTTTTTTAACTCATTTTTTGTGAGTTTTACCTGTGCCATACGCTAGTTTGATACCTTTTCCTTTGGCCAGAAATCCTTGGTGAGGTCGGTTCTCAACCCTGTTTCATTGGGCTCAAAACAATCTGCGAGGATTTCCCACCCAAGATCCAGGGCTTGCTCCAGGGGAATATTCACCGAGAGATCCATCATTTTTGACTCAAACTGATCGCCGAATCGCAGCAGCTTTTCATCCCATTCGGTCATCCTGAATCCCATGGACTTCTTTTCCAATGATTCCTTAAACGAGGCATACAGGGTAATCATAGCATCCATAATTGACCGATGGTCTTGTCTCGTATCCTTGTTAACCATCTGCTTTAGCCGGGAAAGAGAACCGAAGGGCTCGATTCTACCGTTCTTGAGATAGTACTGCCCCTCGGTTATATACCCGGTATTATCCGGGATAGGATGGGTTACATCATCCCCAGGCATAGTTGTTACACCCAAAATGGTAATAGAGCCGGCCCCTTCGAAGTCTACGGCCTTCTCATACCTACTGGCTAACTGACTGTAAAGGTCACCTGGATATCCACGATTCGAAGGTACCTGTTCCATGGTGATTGCGATTTCCTTCATTGCATCGGCAAAGTTTGTCATATCAGTCATAAGAACTAAAACACGCTTGCCTTGAAGGGCGAACTGCTCCGCAACAGCGAGGCTGATATCCGGGACCAAGAGCGCTTCGACGATGGGATCGCTAGCGGTATGTACGAAGAAAATGGTACGAGATAGGGCGCCCCCCTCTTCCAGCGATTCCTTAAAAAACAGGTAATCATCGTATTTTAGGCCGATACCGGCAAGAATAATCAGATCAACCTCGGCCTGTAATGCGATTCGTGCGAGGAGCTGATTATAGGGTTCTCCAGAAACGGAGAAAATGGGTAGCTTCTGACTCTCAACAAGGGTATTAAATACATCGATCATGGGTATCCCGGTCCGAATCATGTTTCTCGGTATGACACGTTTTGCCGGATTAACAGAGGCACCCCCTATCTCAATCAGGTTTTCTTCAATACTTGGTCCGTTATCTCTGGGACGGCCGGAACCGTCAAAGATCCTTCCCAAAAGATTATCTGAAAAAGAAACTTTCATGGAATGTCCGAGGAATCGCACTTCATCCCCCGTTGAAATCCCCCTAGCCCCATTAAAGACCTGAAGGGACACCTTATCTCCCTTTAACCGGATAACCTGGGCAAGTGAATCGCCATGGGCTGCACTAACAAGAGCAAGATCATCGTACCGAACACCTGCAGCGGTTACTGTAATAACATTACCCGCGATTGACTCAATTCTGCTATATACCTTCTGCATGCTACCCCTCCCCTATGCGTTAACTGCCATGAGCTTCTTCGCCCCAGGATCAATTCCGTTCTTTTTTTCAGCTACCATTTGTTTTATTTCATTTTCCAAACGCTCGAATTCATCACTCTTCCATTCTGAACCGTTATAATCTAAGAAATTTTGTCGTAACTTATTGAAGAATTCCCGTGCTTCACGTTGGCTGGCGAAATTGTATTGGGCTGCCAGAATGTCAAAAATAAGGTTAAAGACATGACGCTGCCGCTCCACGCCTACCGAGGCATCCACTGGGTCGAAGCTGTCCTGTTGGAGATACACACGATCCAAAAACTCACTCTTCTGGTAAACGGTGTAGTCGTCTAAGCCGGTGCCCTCTTCCCCGACAACCTTCATCATCTGATCAATCTCATTTCCACGGAATAGTACATCCCTGGCGTATTGGGTGAGTTGGGGATCAATGAGACCGCCGTATTTACTCCAACTGTCCAGGGGGTGAATTGAAGGGTATTTTCTGGCATTGGCCCGATCTCTGGAAAGACCATGAAAGGCACCCACAACCTTAAGAGTAGCCTGGGTTACCGGCTCTTCGAAGTTTCCTCCGGCAGGACTTACCGTACCACCAATAGTCACCGAGCCCTTACTGCCATCCTTCAGCCGAACCAACCCTGCTCGTTCATAAAAGCTGGCAATAACAGATTCCAGGTAGGCGGGGAACGCCTCTTCTCCGGGAATTTCTTCCAACCTGCCCGACATCTCCCGCATGGCCTGAGCCCACCGACTTGTTGAATCTGCCAGAAGGAGGATGTTTAACCCCATCTGTCGATAGTATTCTGCGATGGTGACCGCGGTGTAGACAGATGCCTCACGTGCCGCTACGGGCATCGAGCTTGTATTACAGATGATTACCGTCCGTTCCATGAGGGTTCTTCCGGTCCGGGGGTCGATGAGTTCGGGGAATTCCTTCAGAGTCTCCACCACCTCGCCGGCCCGCTCCCCACATGCGGCAACGATAACGATATCCACTTCTGCGTTACGGCTAGTCACCTGCTGTAAAACGGTCTTACCTGCCCCAAACGGCCCCGGAATGCAGTATGTACCACCTAAGGCTACCGGGAGAAAAGTATCAATAATACGAACCTTGGTTACCATCTGCTCATCGGGCCGCAAACGTTCCTCGTAATTGCTAATAGCCCTCTTTACAGGCCATTCGAACATCATGGTAACTTCATGAATACTGCCGTTTTCATCTTTGAGTTCTGCAATTTTTGTATCAACGGTGTAATCACCCTTCGATGCTAGGGAAACTACGGTAAACCGTCCCTTAAAATTGAAGGGCACCATGATTCTATGGGAGAAAATACCCTCAGGTACGGTACCGAGGGTGTCGGCGCTGGAGACTACATCCCCGATAGAAACAGCAGGGGTGAACTCCCATTTGGTTGTCCTATCCAGAGCATTGAGATAAATGCCCCTTTGAAGAAAGAAACCGCACTGACTCGCCAACTCCGGGAGAGGATTCTGTAATCCGTCATAAATCTGACTAAGCAATCCTGGACCCAACTCAACAGCAAGCAATTCACCGGAAAACTCTACACGATCCCCAATTCCGATACCTCGGGTCATCTCGAATACTTGCATTTCCACCATATCACCGGTTATTCGGATTACCTCAGACTTCAGCCGCTGATCCTCTAAAAGGATGTATCCGACCTCGTTTAGGGCGACATTACCGGAGACCTGAACAGAAACCATATTTCCGTTTACTCCGAGAATTGTTCCTGTGGTTACTGCCATAGTTTACTCCCTTATTTCTGTTGGGTTGTTCTGGGTTTCATCCAGCTTTTCTACAACCCGGTCATAGTGATTTTTATAAGATTCGGTTCCTCGTTCCACTGAAAAGCTGCTCTGCCTGGTAGCAATAAGTAACCGCAAATAGTACACCTGCAATGCTTCAAGGTCAAAAAAGTGGCTCAATGAAAGTTCATCCAGAAATCCCCAGCGCAGTTCATTGAGCCCAACCTCAGCTTGTAATGGGTTTGAATCCTGAATGGTACTTCTTACAGCATCAGCTACGTGCCCAAATCCACGAAGGATTTCTGAACCCGGGGCAGCTCTGAAGAATTCTTCCGGTGATTTACCAAAATTTGAGGCGCGCTGAGCGGTTAATTCATTCCGAAGGAGATATTCAAACTCCCACCACTGTAATAGCAATGCATTAGTACTTGTCTCATTCCATTTTGCCGGAGGAATTAGATTGGTGTTCCGGAGGATTGCGATATCCCGGGCAGACAACCAATCGCTACATTGAGAAAGAAAATGTTCCGGTGTCAGTGAGGGCTCACCCCCAAGAAATAATGCTGGGAGAGTAGATACTAGATAGTAATACTGACTCAAGGCAGACTCCTTTCGCTGTTACTCGTTCCCGGAAATGAGAGAAGATATATTGGTATTCAGGTATGCGGTAAGCGCCTTAGCAATGGCCGCACTAGAAAAATCATAGTACGCTGATCCATCTTTCTCCCTAAGGATGAATCCAGCATTAATCTTGTCATTGGGGACAATGGTTACTCCGTCTTTCAGTTGATTAGAAAGGTTTTTCTTTACAGAAGAGAATACCTGTTCACCCTGTTTGGCGGAAAGTTCAATAGTGCCGTCAGTACTCCAAGCCTTTACCACTGCCCCAATGGCGTCGGTAAGAACCTGTTCACTGTAGGCAGAGGTAACCGATGCTTCCACGACCTGAGAAAACAAGGTTTTTATGCGTTGCTCCAGAGATAAAACGAGGTCCCGCCCAGCCTGTTCAAGGGCTGATTTTCCGGATGCCATGATTTTGTCCGCCTGTGTTTGGGCGTGCTGAACCGTTTTTTCTGCATCACGTTGAGCTTGAGTCTTGATTGTTTCGGCTTCTTTCTCTGCCTGTTTCAAGATTTTTTGGGCTTGTTGCTTCGCCTCTTCAACTCCCTCGGATTGGATCTTCTCCAGGAGCTCTTGTAATTGTACTTCCATTCTTCCCTCCGCGTCTACAATGGTACTAAGACTATAAAATATGCGAAAGCTTCTATGCAACAGCCATTCGATAATTTCTTATAGTCTTAGGGTCAAATATGAGTCTTTTATTAATGATTAATACAAACTGCCCAGGGAAAAATCCCCTACTATCTTGTATAACCCACCATCCCGTTCTACCTTCAAATCCTTACCTGGAAAATATTTTGGTAGTAACGATTCGACAACCCCTGCTGTCTCTTGTAAAACTGCTTGCTTTTTTTCGGGTTTCACCGTTTCCAGGGTAGAGATTTTAACGTCAATGATATACCCCCTACCCGTTTCACTGCCATAGCCTGCCGTGAACTGAGCGCCAAGGTTAAATAACCCATCGGCAGCCTTATTGCTGGTAGCCCCGCGTTTAGGCCGATTTGGATGAATCCGGTAAACACCCTGGTATTTTTCTTCCAAATAGTCATCGACCTCATCGAAAAGATGCTTCATCTTCTTATCAAACGCCTGGGTTTTCGGATGATACATCGGGTTATTGACTCCAGGAAATTTCCCACACGAGGTCTTCTTGCAAACTTACCATCTCTTCGAACCCGATTGAAAGTGCGATAACATTGCCGTCCACAGTACCAATGTTTGCTCGTTGGATGGCAGCAGGTGCCTCAAGA comes from the Spirochaeta lutea genome and includes:
- a CDS encoding V-type ATP synthase subunit A is translated as MAVTTGTILGVNGNMVSVQVSGNVALNEVGYILLEDQRLKSEVIRITGDMVEMQVFEMTRGIGIGDRVEFSGELLAVELGPGLLSQIYDGLQNPLPELASQCGFFLQRGIYLNALDRTTKWEFTPAVSIGDVVSSADTLGTVPEGIFSHRIMVPFNFKGRFTVVSLASKGDYTVDTKIAELKDENGSIHEVTMMFEWPVKRAISNYEERLRPDEQMVTKVRIIDTFLPVALGGTYCIPGPFGAGKTVLQQVTSRNAEVDIVIVAACGERAGEVVETLKEFPELIDPRTGRTLMERTVIICNTSSMPVAAREASVYTAVTIAEYYRQMGLNILLLADSTSRWAQAMREMSGRLEEIPGEEAFPAYLESVIASFYERAGLVRLKDGSKGSVTIGGTVSPAGGNFEEPVTQATLKVVGAFHGLSRDRANARKYPSIHPLDSWSKYGGLIDPQLTQYARDVLFRGNEIDQMMKVVGEEGTGLDDYTVYQKSEFLDRVYLQQDSFDPVDASVGVERQRHVFNLIFDILAAQYNFASQREAREFFNKLRQNFLDYNGSEWKSDEFERLENEIKQMVAEKKNGIDPGAKKLMAVNA
- a CDS encoding DUF2764 family protein; amino-acid sequence: MSQYYYLVSTLPALFLGGEPSLTPEHFLSQCSDWLSARDIAILRNTNLIPPAKWNETSTNALLLQWWEFEYLLRNELTAQRASNFGKSPEEFFRAAPGSEILRGFGHVADAVRSTIQDSNPLQAEVGLNELRWGFLDELSLSHFFDLEALQVYYLRLLIATRQSSFSVERGTESYKNHYDRVVEKLDETQNNPTEIRE
- a CDS encoding V-type ATP synthase subunit B encodes the protein MQKVYSRIESIAGNVITVTAAGVRYDDLALVSAAHGDSLAQVIRLKGDKVSLQVFNGARGISTGDEVRFLGHSMKVSFSDNLLGRIFDGSGRPRDNGPSIEENLIEIGGASVNPAKRVIPRNMIRTGIPMIDVFNTLVESQKLPIFSVSGEPYNQLLARIALQAEVDLIILAGIGLKYDDYLFFKESLEEGGALSRTIFFVHTASDPIVEALLVPDISLAVAEQFALQGKRVLVLMTDMTNFADAMKEIAITMEQVPSNRGYPGDLYSQLASRYEKAVDFEGAGSITILGVTTMPGDDVTHPIPDNTGYITEGQYYLKNGRIEPFGSLSRLKQMVNKDTRQDHRSIMDAMITLYASFKESLEKKSMGFRMTEWDEKLLRFGDQFESKMMDLSVNIPLEQALDLGWEILADCFEPNETGLRTDLTKDFWPKEKVSN